A single region of the Brassica rapa cultivar Chiifu-401-42 chromosome A03, CAAS_Brap_v3.01, whole genome shotgun sequence genome encodes:
- the LOC103860115 gene encoding F-box/kelch-repeat protein At4g38940-like encodes MAMCWITSLPEDVIIECVARVPRRYYPSLSLVSKFFRSLIASPQLYARRSLLDRTEYCLYVTIYSHDDDYDRLYTLRQKINSSGDYCLVPIPSLPPMPSSGSYVAVGSKIYIMGGSCFEVSSNALTLIDCPLHMANHHLPNMPRAVASSVSGYINEKIYVIGGCRSRFPVFSEGPMDVMVFDVKSETWESKTRPDNLVFDWYSNSAVTWDDKIYFRVLKHGFVYDPSQDKMEKDDMLKSYHWVGSECVIERVLYYYSTASKILRSYDLKERCWKRVKGEIGLSGTTCARTVTYDKKVVVIFEKDIDRNKVELWCAEIKLERDEQGEICARLDWCGCVFEGHSRLMNCLVLKF; translated from the coding sequence ATGGCTATGTGTTGGATCACTTCACTTCCAGAAGATGTTATTATAGAATGTGTGGCTCGTGTACCTAGACGTTACTATCCCTCTCTTTCTCTGGTTTCGAAGTTCTTTCGATCTCTTATAGCATCGCCACAACTATACGCGAGACGATCTCTCTTGGACCGCACCGAATACTGTCTCTATGTTACCATTTATTCACACGACGATGATTACGACCGTTTGTATACTCTACGTCAGAAAATCAACTCTAGTGGAGATTATTGCTTGGTCCCTATCCCATCACTCCCTCCAATGCCTTCATCTGGCAGCTACGTGGCTGTTGGTTCAAAGATCTACATAATGGGCGGATCTTGCTTTGAAGTCTCATCTAATGCATTAACACTCATCGATTGCCCGCTCCACATGGCAAATCATCATCTCCCTAACATGCCAAGGGCAGTCGCTAGTTCGGTCTCTGGCTATATAAACGAGAAAATATATGTCATTGGAGGATGTCGTTCACGTTTCCCAGTGTTTTCAGAGGGGCCCATGGATGTTATGGTGTTTGACGTAAAATCTGAAACTTGGGAGTCCAAAACAAGACCAGACAATCTGGTGTTCGATTGGTATTCTAATAGTGCAGTGACGTGGGATGATAAGATTTATTTCAGGGTTTTAAAGCATGGCTTTGTTTACGATCCGAGTCAAGATAAAATGGAGAAAGACGACATGTTAAAATCTTATCATTGGGTCGGTAGTGAATGTGTTATCGAGAGAGTATTGTACTACTATTCTACAGCTTCGAAGATTTTAAGAAGTTATGATTTAAAAGAAAGGTGTTGGAAAAGGGTCAAGGGTGAGATAGGATTGAGCGGAACTACTTGTGCACGCACGGTGACGTACGATAAGAAGGTGGTTGTGATTTTCGAGAAAGATATTGATCGGAATAAAGTAGAACTTTGGTGTGCTGAGATCAAACTAGAAAGGGATGAACAAGGAGAGATTTGTGCAAGACTTGATTGGTGTGGTTGTGTGTTTGAGGGACACTCTAGATTGATGAATTGTCTAGTTCTTAAGTTTTGA
- the LOC103858940 gene encoding protein WVD2-like 4, with protein sequence MESKNAKPETLPMDPIRFQSDAQVVSVSSENSNPNVSRARIVESPSSKSSESAQKVTRSKLNPSQTAFSPRNRIRERRFVVVKKKEDDSASVVAGVDCKCGAKNMKKCVCVAYETLRASHEEFFKKRGDSEVSSQNVEEEDEIDVCSMKRRREKVLEEARRSLPEYGKVMHLVKAFEKLTCFPFAKAKEGNEKEDEKIKKALKWELPGMSVQQQKCPEEAETEQVTWSSSFSPSELVLTATNLGLEQQPHASVSLPWDNNSVSSLISNGGRRSRRNSLDSSASMGSRISKKKQVKVTSLKPFKLRTEERGRMKEEELAKKIQEMTMENEKMRIPIAQGLPWTTDEPESLVKPHVKGITTPVDLKLHSDIRAMERAEFDYQVAEKMSLIEQYKAERKEQQLVAEEEELRRLRKELIPKAQPMPYFDRPFIPRRSSKHPTIPRDPKFHKTQHKRCCSTSSWSETGSYMSDIFYQQDL encoded by the exons ATGGAGTCGAAGAACGCTAAACCCGAGACTCTACCGATGGATCCGATCAGATTTCAATCGGATGCTCAAGTTGTTTCAGTCTCATCGGAGAACTCGAATCCTAACGTCTCACGCGCGAGGATCGTTGAGTCTCCGTCCTCGAAGTCGAGTGAATCTGCTCAGAAGGTTACGAGATCGAAGCTTAATCCGAGCCAGACGGCGTTTTCACCACGGAATCGAATCAGGGAGAGGAGATTCGTggtggtgaagaagaaggaggatGATTCAGCGTCTGTGGTCGCAGGAGTGGACTGTAAGTGTGGAGCTAAGAACATGAAGAAATGCGTTTGTGTTGCATACGAAACTCTCCGTGCTTCGCATGAAGAGTTCTTCAAAAAGCGAGGAGATTCGGAGGTCTCCAGCCAGAAtgtggaggaagaagatgaaatcGATGTTTGTTCgatgaagaggagaagagaaaaAGTGCTTGAGGAAGCCAGAAGGAGCCTCCCTGAATATGGTAAAGTGATGCATCTCGTTAAGGCATTCGAGAAGCTTACTTGCTTCCCTTTTGCAAAGGCAAAAGAAGGCAATGAAAAGGAGGATGAGAAGATTAAGAAAGCTCTGAAATGGGAGTTGCCTGGGATGAGCGTGCAGCAGCAAAAGTGTCCAGAGGAAGCTGAGACTGAACAAGTCACATGGAGTTCTTCATTTTCACCATCTGAGTTGGTTCTAACAGCTACGAATCTGGGACTAGAACAACAACCTCACGCCTCTGTTTCTTTACCATGGGACAACAACAG TGTTTCAAGCCTTATTTCAAATGGTGGGAGGAGGAGCAGAAGAAAT AGCTTGGACTCCTCTGCTTCAATGGGTAGTAGAATATCAAAGAAGAAGCAGGTCAAAGTCACTTCTTTGAAGCCATTCAAACTTAGAACTGAG GAACGTGGACGAATGAAAGAAGAAGAGTTAGCAAAGAAGATACAAGAGATGACGATGGAAAACGAAAAAATGAGAATCCCAATAGCTCAAGGTCTTCCCTGGACAACTGATGAGCCTGAG AGTCTTGTTAAGCCTCATGTGAAAGGTATCACAACACCAGTAGACTTGAAGCTCCACTCAGACATTCGAGCAATGGAGCGTGCAGAGTTTGACTACCAG GTTGCTGAGAAAATGAGTCTAATTGAGCAATACAAAGCAGAAAGAAAAGAGCAACAATTGgtagcagaagaagaagagttaaGAAGGTTGAGGAAAGAATTGATCCCAAAGGCACAACCAATGCCATACTTTGATCGACCATTCATCCCCAGAAG GTCGAGCAAGCACCCGACGATACCTCGAGATCCCAAGTTTCACAAAACGCAACACAAGAGATGCTGCAGTACATCTTCTTGGAGTGAAACAGGATCTTACATGAGCGATATCTTTTACCAGCAAGACCTTTGA
- the LOC103858939 gene encoding 40S ribosomal protein S19-1 — translation MATGKTVKDVSPHDFVKAYASHLKRSGKIELPPWTDIVKTGKLKELAPYDPDWYYIRAASMARKVYLRGGLGVGAFRRIYGGSKRNGSRPPHFCKSSGGIARHILQQLETMNIVEIDTKGGRKITSSGQRDLDQVAGRIAAEI, via the exons ATGGCGACAGGTAAAACAGTGAAAGACGTATCGCCTCATGACTTCGTCAAGGCTTACGCTTCTCATCTCAAGCGATCTGGCAAG ATCGAGCTTCCCCCATGGACAGACATTGTGAAGACCGGTAAGTTGAAGGAGCTTGCCCCATATGATCCTGATTGGTACTACATCAGAGCTG CATCAATGGCAAGGAAGGTATACCTGAGGGGAGGTCTTGGTGTTGGTGCTTTCCGTAGAATCTATGGTGGCAGCAAGAGAAACGGCAGTCGCCCACCTCACTTCTGCAAAAGCAGCGGTGGCATTGCCCGTCACATCCTCCAGCAGTTGGAGACTATGAACATTGTTGAGATTGACACCAAAGG AGGAAGAAAAATCACTTCCAGTGGGCAACGGGATTTGGACCAGGTTGCTGGACGTATTGCAGCTGAAATTTGA
- the LOC103858937 gene encoding probable galacturonosyltransferase 13 isoform X2 — protein MQLQISPSMRSITISSSNDLMKIKVAPRHISYRTLFHTILILAFLLPFVFIVTALVTLEGVNKCSSIDCLGRRLGPRFLSRIDDSERLVRDFYKILNEVSTQDIPDGLKLPASFRQLVSDMKNNHYDAKTFSLVLRAMIEKFERDIRESKFAELMNKHFAASSIPKGIHCLSLRLTDEYTSNAHARRQLPSPELLPLLSDNAYHHFVLATDNILAASVVVSSAVQSSSKPEKIVFHVITDKKTYAGMHSWFALNSVAPAIVEVKSVHQFDWLTRENVPVLEAVESHHGIRNYYHGNHIAGANLSETTPRRFASKLQSRSPKYISLLNHLRIYLPELFPNLEKVVFLDDDIVIQRDLSPLWDIDLHGKVNGAVETCRGEDEWVMSKRFRTYFNFSHPLISQHLDPEECAWAYGMNIFDLRTWRKTNIRETYHSWLKANLKSNLTMWKLGTLPPALIAFKGHVQAIDSSWHMLGLGYQSNTNLENVKKAAVIHYNGQSKPWLEIGFEHLRPFWTKYVNYSNDFIKSCHILE, from the exons atgcaACTTCAGATATCGCCAAGCATGAGAAGCATCACGATATCGAGCAGCAATGATTTGATGAAGATCAAAGTCGCACCTCGTCACATCTCTTACCGTACTCTCTTCCACACTATCTTAATCCTCGCCTTCTTGTTGCCTTTCGTCTTCATCGTTACCGCTCTTGTCACCCTTGAAGGTGTCAACAAGTGCTCCTCCATTG ATTGTTTAGGGAGGCGGTTAGGACCACGTTTTCTCAGTAGGATAGATGATTCAGAG AGACTAGTTAGagacttttacaaaattctaaaCGAAGTAAGCACTCAAGATATTCCAGATGGCTTAAAGCTCCCAGCTTCTTTTCGCCAGCTTGTTTCCGATATGAAGAACAACCACTACGATGCCAAAACATTCTCCCTCGTCCTTCGAGCTATG ATAGAGAAGTTTGAAAGGGATATAAGAGAATCCAAGTTTGCGGAACTTATGAACAAACACTTTGCAGCAAGTTCTATTCCAAAAGGAATTCACTGCCTCTCTCTAAGACTAACCGATGAGTATACCTCCAATGCTCATGCTCGGAGACAGCTTCCTTCCCCTGAGCTCCTCCCTCTTCTCTCAGACAACGCTTACCACCATTTTGTTTTAGCTACAGACAACATCTTGGCTGCGTCGGTTGTGGTCTCATCAGCTGTTCAATCATCTTCGAAACCCGAGAAAATTGTCTTCCATGTTATCACAGACAAGAAAACCTATGCGGGGATGCATTCTTGGTTTGCTCTCAACTCCGTTGCTCCTGCGATCGTTGAAGTCAAAAGCGTTCATCAGTTTGACTGGCTAACAAGAGAGAATGTTCCGGTTCTCGAAGCTGTGGAAAGCCATCACGGCATCAGAAACTATTACCATGGGAATCATATCGCTGGTGCAAACCTCAGTGAAACAACTCCAAGAAGATTCGCTTCGAAGTTGCAATCAAGAAGTCCCAAATACATATCTTTGCTCAACCATCTTAGAATATATCTACCAGAG CTGTTTCCAAACTTGGAAAAGGTGGTGTTCTTAGATGATGATATAGTGATCCAGCGAGATCTATCTCCCCTTTGGGATATTGATCTTCACGGGAAGGTAAATGGAGCAGTGGAGACTTGTAGAGGAGAAGACGAATGGGTTATGTCAAAGCGTTTTAGGACCTACTTCAATTTCTCTCACCCGCTCATTTCACAGCATTTGGATCCGGAAGAATGTGCTTGGGCTTATGGAATGAATATCTTTGATCTACGGACTTGGAGGAAGACAAACATCAGAGAAACTTATCATTCGTGGCTAAAAGCG AATCTGAAGTCGAATCTAACAATGTGGAAGCTTGGGACATTGCCTCCAGCTCTGATTGCATTCAAAGGGCATGTTCAGGCAATAGATTCGTCTTGGCATATGCTTGGGTTAGGATATCAGAGCAATACCAACTTAGAAAACGTGAAGAAAGCTGCAGTGATTCACTACAATGGCCAATCAAAGCCGTGGCTAGAGATAGGGTTCGAGCACCTGAGGCCATTCTGGACAAAATATGTGAACTACTCAAATGATTTCATTAAGAGTTGTCATATCTTGGAATAG
- the LOC103858938 gene encoding uncharacterized protein LOC103858938, protein MEDHQEFEKPIFELHNRKVRSSRKRKNRLGESMNHHYEEIFCYYGLRESPRKKRTTQKPLRIKKKRLVRCGECGKGFRYEKCLRNHSETMHSLEEKKKKSECMRRDLLCFFRSGGVQRRKRSKRVSRYKKSLPPLSVSSSSSSSAFGSGGELLEVAESLIMLSKSGDALFSKLEMNERECEDGLLGNEQKLVGSLSNELRLVGIRTDSNGTSKELLGFLGDKKVMREDEVGAESFGEEVRLERVSLDDTEQKLGGQEAVFEVSNSASKGFQMNNEHRCRLCERVFSTYQALGGHQTFHRMKNNYEKSKHEMQRRASRS, encoded by the coding sequence ATGGAAGATCATCAAGAATTCGAGAAACCCATCTTCGAATTACACAACAGGAAGGTTCGAAGCTCTCGCAAGAGGAAGAATCGCTTAGGAGAATCGATGAATCATCATTACGAAGAGATCTTTTGCTACTACGGATTGAGGGAGAGCCCGAGGAAGAAGAGAACAACCCAGAAACCTCTGCGGATTAAGAAGAAGCGTCTGGTTCGTTGCGGAGAGTGTGGGAAAGGGTTTCGATATGAGAAGTGCCTGAGGAATCATAGCGAAACTATGCATTCgttagaagagaagaagaagaagagcgaaTGTATGAGAAGGGATCTGTTGTGTTTCTTCAGGAGTGGTGGTGTGCAGAGGAGAAAGAGGTCGAAAAGAGTTTCCAGGTACAAGAAGAGTCTTCCTCCACTCTCtgtttcttcgtcttcttcttcttctgcgtTTGGGAGTGGTGGAGAACTGTTGGAAGTCGCTGAGTCTCTGATTATGTTGTCTAAGAGTGGTGATGCTCTGTTTTCGAAGCTAGAGATGAATGAGAGAGAATGTGAAGATGGGTTGTTGGGTAATGAGCAAAAGCTAGTTGGGTCTTTGAGTAATGAGCTTAGACTTGTGGGTATTAGAACTGATTCTAATGGAACATCGAAAGAGCTTTTGGGTTTCTTGGGGGACAAGAAGGTTATGAGAGAAGATGAGGTAGGAGCAGAGAGTTTTGGGGAAGAAGTTAGATTGGAGAGAGTGAGCTTGGACGATACAGAGCAGAAACTTGGGGGTCAAGAAGCTGTGTTTGAAGTTTCAAATTCAGCAAGTAAGGGTTTTCAGATGAACAATGAGCATAGGTGCAGGCTCTGTGAGAGGGTTTTCTCGACGTATCAAGCTCTCGGCGGTCATCAGACGTTTCATAGAATGAAGAACAACTATGAAAAGTCAAAGCATGAGATGCAGAGAAGAGCCAGTAGAAGCTGA
- the LOC103858937 gene encoding probable galacturonosyltransferase 13 isoform X1, translated as MQLQISPSMRSITISSSNDLMKIKVAPRHISYRTLFHTILILAFLLPFVFIVTALVTLEGVNKCSSIDCLGRRLGPRFLSRIDDSEQRLVRDFYKILNEVSTQDIPDGLKLPASFRQLVSDMKNNHYDAKTFSLVLRAMIEKFERDIRESKFAELMNKHFAASSIPKGIHCLSLRLTDEYTSNAHARRQLPSPELLPLLSDNAYHHFVLATDNILAASVVVSSAVQSSSKPEKIVFHVITDKKTYAGMHSWFALNSVAPAIVEVKSVHQFDWLTRENVPVLEAVESHHGIRNYYHGNHIAGANLSETTPRRFASKLQSRSPKYISLLNHLRIYLPELFPNLEKVVFLDDDIVIQRDLSPLWDIDLHGKVNGAVETCRGEDEWVMSKRFRTYFNFSHPLISQHLDPEECAWAYGMNIFDLRTWRKTNIRETYHSWLKANLKSNLTMWKLGTLPPALIAFKGHVQAIDSSWHMLGLGYQSNTNLENVKKAAVIHYNGQSKPWLEIGFEHLRPFWTKYVNYSNDFIKSCHILE; from the exons atgcaACTTCAGATATCGCCAAGCATGAGAAGCATCACGATATCGAGCAGCAATGATTTGATGAAGATCAAAGTCGCACCTCGTCACATCTCTTACCGTACTCTCTTCCACACTATCTTAATCCTCGCCTTCTTGTTGCCTTTCGTCTTCATCGTTACCGCTCTTGTCACCCTTGAAGGTGTCAACAAGTGCTCCTCCATTG ATTGTTTAGGGAGGCGGTTAGGACCACGTTTTCTCAGTAGGATAGATGATTCAGAG CAGAGACTAGTTAGagacttttacaaaattctaaaCGAAGTAAGCACTCAAGATATTCCAGATGGCTTAAAGCTCCCAGCTTCTTTTCGCCAGCTTGTTTCCGATATGAAGAACAACCACTACGATGCCAAAACATTCTCCCTCGTCCTTCGAGCTATG ATAGAGAAGTTTGAAAGGGATATAAGAGAATCCAAGTTTGCGGAACTTATGAACAAACACTTTGCAGCAAGTTCTATTCCAAAAGGAATTCACTGCCTCTCTCTAAGACTAACCGATGAGTATACCTCCAATGCTCATGCTCGGAGACAGCTTCCTTCCCCTGAGCTCCTCCCTCTTCTCTCAGACAACGCTTACCACCATTTTGTTTTAGCTACAGACAACATCTTGGCTGCGTCGGTTGTGGTCTCATCAGCTGTTCAATCATCTTCGAAACCCGAGAAAATTGTCTTCCATGTTATCACAGACAAGAAAACCTATGCGGGGATGCATTCTTGGTTTGCTCTCAACTCCGTTGCTCCTGCGATCGTTGAAGTCAAAAGCGTTCATCAGTTTGACTGGCTAACAAGAGAGAATGTTCCGGTTCTCGAAGCTGTGGAAAGCCATCACGGCATCAGAAACTATTACCATGGGAATCATATCGCTGGTGCAAACCTCAGTGAAACAACTCCAAGAAGATTCGCTTCGAAGTTGCAATCAAGAAGTCCCAAATACATATCTTTGCTCAACCATCTTAGAATATATCTACCAGAG CTGTTTCCAAACTTGGAAAAGGTGGTGTTCTTAGATGATGATATAGTGATCCAGCGAGATCTATCTCCCCTTTGGGATATTGATCTTCACGGGAAGGTAAATGGAGCAGTGGAGACTTGTAGAGGAGAAGACGAATGGGTTATGTCAAAGCGTTTTAGGACCTACTTCAATTTCTCTCACCCGCTCATTTCACAGCATTTGGATCCGGAAGAATGTGCTTGGGCTTATGGAATGAATATCTTTGATCTACGGACTTGGAGGAAGACAAACATCAGAGAAACTTATCATTCGTGGCTAAAAGCG AATCTGAAGTCGAATCTAACAATGTGGAAGCTTGGGACATTGCCTCCAGCTCTGATTGCATTCAAAGGGCATGTTCAGGCAATAGATTCGTCTTGGCATATGCTTGGGTTAGGATATCAGAGCAATACCAACTTAGAAAACGTGAAGAAAGCTGCAGTGATTCACTACAATGGCCAATCAAAGCCGTGGCTAGAGATAGGGTTCGAGCACCTGAGGCCATTCTGGACAAAATATGTGAACTACTCAAATGATTTCATTAAGAGTTGTCATATCTTGGAATAG